A section of the Chlorocebus sabaeus isolate Y175 chromosome 17, mChlSab1.0.hap1, whole genome shotgun sequence genome encodes:
- the TULP1 gene encoding tubby-related protein 1 isoform X1: protein MPLQDETLREVWASDSGHEEESLSPEAPRRPKQRPAPAQRLRKKRTEAPESPCPTGSKPRKPGAGRKGRPREEPSPDPAQARAPQTVYARFLRDPEAKKRDPRETFLVARAPDAEDEEEEEEEDEDDEEEEAEEKKEKILLPPKKPLKEKSSADLKERRAKAQGPRGDLGSPNPPPKALRVRNKEAPAGEGTKMRKTKKKGSGEADKDPSGSPASARKSPAAMFLVGEGSPDKKVLKKKGTPKGGRKEEEEEEEAATVTKNSNQKGKAKGKGKKKAKEERAPSPPVEVDEPREFVLRPAPQGRTVRCRLTRDKKGMDRGMYPSYFLHLDSEKKVFLLAGRKRKRSKTANYLISSDPTNLSRAGENFIGKLRSNLLGNRFTVFDNGQNPQRGYSTNVASLRQELAAVIYETNVLGFRGPRRMTVIIPGMSAENERVPIRPRNASDGLLVRWQNKTLESLIELHNKPPVWNDDSGSYTLNFQGRVTQASVKNFQIVHADDPDYIVLQFGRVAEDAFTLDYRYPLCALQAFAIALSSFDGKLACE from the exons ATGCCTCTGCAGGATGAAACCCTTCGAGAGGTGTGGGCCTCTGACAG TGGGCATGAAGAAGAAAGCCTGAGCCCGGAGGCCCCGCGGCGCCCCAAGCAG CGACCCGCCCCGGCACAGAGGCTAAGGAAGAAGAGGACGGAGGCTCCCGAATCCCCCTGCCCCACGGGATCCAAGCCCCGGAAGCCCGGAG CTGGGCGGAAGGGGAGGCCGCGGGAGGAGCCTTCCCCAGACCCAGCCCAGGCCCGGGCGCCGCAGACGGTCTACGCCAGGTTCCTCAGGGACCCCGAGGCCAAGAAGCGCGACCCCCGGGAAACCTTTCTCGTAGCCCGTGCCCCAGACGCGGAGGACG aggaggaggaggaagaggaggatgaggatgacgaggaagaggaggcagaggaaaagaaagagaaaatccttctgcctccCAAGAAGCCTCTGAAAGAGAAGAGCTCCGCAGACCTGAAGGAGAGGAGGGCCAAGGCCCAGGGCCCAAGGG GAGACCTGGGAAGCCCTAACCCCCCGCCGAAAGCTCTGCGTGTTAGGAATAAGGAAGCCCCAGCAGGGGAGGGGACCAAGATGAGAAAGACCAAGAAGAAAg GGTCTGGGGAGGCCGACAAGGACCCCTCAGGGAGCCCAGCCAGTGCGAGGAAGAGCCCAGCAGCCATGTTTCTGGTTGGGGAAGGCAGTCCTGACAAGAAAGTCCTGAAGAAGAAAG GCACTCCCAAAGgcgggaggaaggaggaagaagaggaagaggaggcagctACCGTGACAAAGAACAGCAATCAAAAGGGCAAAGccaaaggaaaaggcaaaaag AAAGCG AAGGAGGAGAGGGCCCCGTCTCCCCCCGTGGAGGTGGACGAACCCCGGGAGTTTGTGCTCCGGCCTGCCCCCCAGGGCCGCACGGTGCGCTGCCGGCTGACCCGGGACAAGAAGGGCATGGATCGAGGCATGTATCCCTCGTACTTCCTGCACCTGGACTCAGAGAAGAAg GTGTTCCTCTTGGCTGGCAGGAAACGAAAACGGAGCAAGACAGCCAATTACCTCATCTCCAGCGACCCTACCAATCTGTCCCGAGCGGGGGAGAATTTcatcgggaagctgag GTCCAACCTCCTGGGGAATCGCTTCACGGTCTTTGACAACGGGCAGAACCCACAGCGTGGGTACAGCACTAACGTGGCAAGCCTTCGGCAGGAGCTGGCAGCTGTGATCTAT GAAACCAACGTGCTGGGCTTCCGTGGCCCCCGGCGCATGACCGTCATCATTCCTGGCATGAGTGCGGAGAACGAGAGGGTCCCCATCCGGCCCCGAAAT GCTAGTGACGGCCTGCTGGTGCGCTGGCAGAACAAGACACTGGAGAGCCTCATAGAACTGCACAACAAGCCACCTGTCTGGAACGATGACAGCGGCTCCTACACCCTAAACTTCCAAGGCCGGGTCACCCAGGCCTCAGTCAAGAACTTCCAGATTGTCCACGCTGATGATC CCGACTATATCGTGCTGCAGTTCGGCCGCGTGGCGGAGGACGCCTTCACCCTAGACTACCGGTACCCGCTGTGCGCCCTGCAGGCCTTCGCCATCGCCCTCTCCAGTTTCGACGGGAAGCTGGCCTGCGAATGA
- the TULP1 gene encoding tubby-related protein 1 isoform X2, with translation MPLQDETLREVWASDSGHEEESLSPEAPRRPKQRPAPAQRLRKKRTEAPESPCPTGSKPRKPGEEEEEEEDEDDEEEEAEEKKEKILLPPKKPLKEKSSADLKERRAKAQGPRGDLGSPNPPPKALRVRNKEAPAGEGTKMRKTKKKGSGEADKDPSGSPASARKSPAAMFLVGEGSPDKKVLKKKGTPKGGRKEEEEEEEAATVTKNSNQKGKAKGKGKKKAKEERAPSPPVEVDEPREFVLRPAPQGRTVRCRLTRDKKGMDRGMYPSYFLHLDSEKKVFLLAGRKRKRSKTANYLISSDPTNLSRAGENFIGKLRSNLLGNRFTVFDNGQNPQRGYSTNVASLRQELAAVIYETNVLGFRGPRRMTVIIPGMSAENERVPIRPRNASDGLLVRWQNKTLESLIELHNKPPVWNDDSGSYTLNFQGRVTQASVKNFQIVHADDPDYIVLQFGRVAEDAFTLDYRYPLCALQAFAIALSSFDGKLACE, from the exons ATGCCTCTGCAGGATGAAACCCTTCGAGAGGTGTGGGCCTCTGACAG TGGGCATGAAGAAGAAAGCCTGAGCCCGGAGGCCCCGCGGCGCCCCAAGCAG CGACCCGCCCCGGCACAGAGGCTAAGGAAGAAGAGGACGGAGGCTCCCGAATCCCCCTGCCCCACGGGATCCAAGCCCCGGAAGCCCGGAG aggaggaggaggaagaggaggatgaggatgacgaggaagaggaggcagaggaaaagaaagagaaaatccttctgcctccCAAGAAGCCTCTGAAAGAGAAGAGCTCCGCAGACCTGAAGGAGAGGAGGGCCAAGGCCCAGGGCCCAAGGG GAGACCTGGGAAGCCCTAACCCCCCGCCGAAAGCTCTGCGTGTTAGGAATAAGGAAGCCCCAGCAGGGGAGGGGACCAAGATGAGAAAGACCAAGAAGAAAg GGTCTGGGGAGGCCGACAAGGACCCCTCAGGGAGCCCAGCCAGTGCGAGGAAGAGCCCAGCAGCCATGTTTCTGGTTGGGGAAGGCAGTCCTGACAAGAAAGTCCTGAAGAAGAAAG GCACTCCCAAAGgcgggaggaaggaggaagaagaggaagaggaggcagctACCGTGACAAAGAACAGCAATCAAAAGGGCAAAGccaaaggaaaaggcaaaaag AAAGCG AAGGAGGAGAGGGCCCCGTCTCCCCCCGTGGAGGTGGACGAACCCCGGGAGTTTGTGCTCCGGCCTGCCCCCCAGGGCCGCACGGTGCGCTGCCGGCTGACCCGGGACAAGAAGGGCATGGATCGAGGCATGTATCCCTCGTACTTCCTGCACCTGGACTCAGAGAAGAAg GTGTTCCTCTTGGCTGGCAGGAAACGAAAACGGAGCAAGACAGCCAATTACCTCATCTCCAGCGACCCTACCAATCTGTCCCGAGCGGGGGAGAATTTcatcgggaagctgag GTCCAACCTCCTGGGGAATCGCTTCACGGTCTTTGACAACGGGCAGAACCCACAGCGTGGGTACAGCACTAACGTGGCAAGCCTTCGGCAGGAGCTGGCAGCTGTGATCTAT GAAACCAACGTGCTGGGCTTCCGTGGCCCCCGGCGCATGACCGTCATCATTCCTGGCATGAGTGCGGAGAACGAGAGGGTCCCCATCCGGCCCCGAAAT GCTAGTGACGGCCTGCTGGTGCGCTGGCAGAACAAGACACTGGAGAGCCTCATAGAACTGCACAACAAGCCACCTGTCTGGAACGATGACAGCGGCTCCTACACCCTAAACTTCCAAGGCCGGGTCACCCAGGCCTCAGTCAAGAACTTCCAGATTGTCCACGCTGATGATC CCGACTATATCGTGCTGCAGTTCGGCCGCGTGGCGGAGGACGCCTTCACCCTAGACTACCGGTACCCGCTGTGCGCCCTGCAGGCCTTCGCCATCGCCCTCTCCAGTTTCGACGGGAAGCTGGCCTGCGAATGA